Proteins encoded together in one Rana temporaria chromosome 6, aRanTem1.1, whole genome shotgun sequence window:
- the GNPTG gene encoding N-acetylglucosamine-1-phosphotransferase subunit gamma — translation MEGWLCVLLLLVHNAAATKMKIVEEPNSFGLNNPFLSHTNKLQPRTSPSPRSGPSHLFRLAGKCFNFIESTYKYEFCPFHNVTQHEQTYRWNAYSGILGIWQEWEIENNTFTGMWMREGDTCGAKNRQTKVLLVCGSSNELASVSEPSTCVYSMTFKTPLVCHPHSLLVYPTLNAELRRRWDEVEQSLYDELITEQGYRKRLREIFEEANYLKSTGSKSEDKENQTEPKSFETLEKCSVAHNELFGEVKRLKSILDKNGISYLKNESNKAIQHPVPSSPNAAREEERFHLRGDTGARDDQ, via the exons ATGGAGGGCTGGCTGTGTGTCTTGCTGCTCTTAG TTCACAATGCAGCTGCAACCAAGATGAAGATTGTGGAAGAACCCAACAGCTTTGG GTTGAACAATCCATTTTTATCACATACAAACAAGCTACAACCAAGGACATCTCCTTCACCACGTTCAG GCCCATCACACCTTTTCAGATTGGCTGGGAAGTGTTTCAATTTTATAGAATCCAC ATACAAATATGAGTTCTGCCCGTTTCACAATGTAACCCAGCATGAACAGACCTATCGTTGGAACGCATACAGCGGTATTTTAGG gATATGGCAGGAATGGGAAATTGAGAACAATACATTTACTGGCATGTGGATGAGGGAAGGTGATACTTGCGGAGCCAAAAATCGTCAGACAAAG GTTTTGTTAGTTTGTGGATCAAGCAACGAGTTGGCATCCGTGTCTGAGCCAAGTACCTGTGTCTACTCCATGACCTTTAAAACTCCTCTAGTTTGTCATCCACATTCATTATTAG TGTACCCGACTCTGAATGCAGAGCTGCGCCGCCGGTGGGATGAAGTTGAGCAGTCTTTGTACGACGAGCTGATCACTGAACAG GGTTACAGGAAACGGCTCCGAGAAATATTTGAAGAAGCAAATTACTTAAAGTCCACAGGAAGCAAAAGTGAAGATAAAGAAAACCAGACAGAGCCCAAGTCATTTGAGACCCTGGAGAAGTGTAGTGTG gcaCACAATGAACTGTTTGGGGAAGTTAAGCGTCTCAAGAGCATTCTAGACAAAAATGGGATTTCTTATCTTAAAAATG AGTCAAATAAGGCTATTCAGCATCCAGTTCCTTCAAGTCCAAATGCTGCCAGAGAGGAAGAAAGATTTCACCTTCGTGGCGATACTGGTGCTAGAGATGACCAATAA